In one window of uncultured Desulfovibrio sp. DNA:
- the leuS gene encoding leucine--tRNA ligase, producing the protein MTHERYNPQAIEEKWQSRWQAENAFACTHKSNKPKYYVLEMFPYPSGNIHMGHVRNYAIGDVVARSKRMLGFNVLHPMGWDAFGLPAENAAIKNNTHPAKWTYANIDNMRAQLKRLGYSYDWDREIATCRPEYYRWEQMFFLRLLEKGLVYRKKAAQNWCPSCHTVLANEQVVDGLCWRCDSRVEQKDLTQWFLKITAYGDELLQDLQSLEGDWPDRVIAMQRNWIGKSTGAAITFGLENAALKAEGVTGIDVFTTRPDTLFGVTFMTLAPEHPLVEKLIEGYEKADEVRAFVERIRNMDRIDRQSDSLEKEGIFTGAYAVHPFTGQRVPLWLGNFVLADYGTGAVMGVPAHDQRDFEFARKYNLPVRVVISPKDEQIAPETMTEAYTAEGFMVNSGPFDGTANEDGKKAVAQALEKEGKGKATTQFRLRDWNISRQRYWGAPIPVIYCDKCGVVPEKEEKLPVLLPMDVKIREDGRSPLPETPEFASCTCPKCGGTARRETDTMDTFVESSWYFARYTSARKEDGPFDAEALKYWLPVDQYIGGVEHAILHLLYSRFFTKVLRDLGFFPAELNEPFANLLTQGMVLKDGSKMSKSKGNVVAPSDMIAKYGADTVRLFCLFAAPAERDFDWSDSGIEGASRFIGRVWRLFDEEKDRLLPLKACQSTAEDAQSEEARDLRRREHLTVKKCSEDMGDRFQFNTAIAAVMELVNAMYLSREKLGVTEGDRRVFSSAMASVLTLLSSITPHVCEELWQHLGHGTQLASELLPKWDDAATVQDMLTVALQVNGKLRGTVQIPAAADKAAMEQAALADSSVQRHIDGLTVRKVVVVPGKLVNIVAN; encoded by the coding sequence ATGACGCACGAACGCTATAATCCGCAAGCTATCGAAGAAAAGTGGCAGTCTCGCTGGCAGGCCGAAAACGCTTTTGCCTGCACCCACAAGAGCAACAAGCCCAAGTATTATGTGCTTGAAATGTTCCCCTATCCTTCGGGCAATATCCACATGGGCCATGTGCGCAACTATGCCATCGGCGATGTGGTGGCGCGCAGCAAGCGCATGCTGGGCTTCAACGTCTTGCATCCCATGGGGTGGGACGCCTTTGGTCTGCCTGCGGAAAACGCGGCCATCAAAAACAATACCCACCCCGCCAAGTGGACATACGCCAACATAGACAACATGCGGGCGCAGTTGAAACGCCTTGGCTATTCCTACGACTGGGATCGCGAAATCGCCACCTGCCGCCCCGAGTACTACCGCTGGGAGCAGATGTTCTTTTTGCGCCTGCTGGAAAAAGGGCTCGTGTACCGCAAAAAGGCGGCGCAGAACTGGTGCCCCTCGTGCCACACGGTTCTCGCCAACGAGCAGGTAGTCGATGGCCTTTGCTGGCGTTGCGACAGCCGCGTGGAGCAGAAGGATCTGACCCAGTGGTTCCTCAAGATCACGGCTTACGGCGATGAACTGCTGCAAGACCTGCAAAGCCTTGAAGGCGACTGGCCCGACCGCGTTATCGCCATGCAGCGCAACTGGATTGGCAAATCCACAGGCGCGGCCATCACTTTTGGTCTGGAAAACGCGGCCCTCAAGGCAGAAGGCGTCACGGGCATAGACGTGTTCACCACGCGGCCCGACACGCTCTTTGGCGTGACCTTCATGACGCTGGCCCCCGAGCATCCGCTGGTGGAAAAGCTCATTGAAGGCTACGAAAAAGCCGATGAAGTGCGCGCTTTTGTTGAGCGCATCCGCAATATGGACCGCATCGACCGCCAGTCTGATTCGCTGGAAAAAGAAGGCATCTTCACCGGCGCCTACGCCGTGCATCCCTTTACCGGGCAGCGTGTGCCGCTGTGGCTGGGCAATTTTGTTCTGGCCGATTACGGCACTGGCGCGGTTATGGGCGTTCCCGCCCACGACCAGCGCGATTTTGAATTTGCCCGTAAATACAATCTGCCCGTGCGCGTGGTCATCAGCCCCAAGGATGAGCAGATTGCTCCTGAAACCATGACCGAAGCGTACACCGCTGAAGGTTTCATGGTTAATTCCGGCCCCTTTGACGGCACCGCCAACGAAGACGGTAAAAAAGCCGTGGCGCAGGCGCTGGAAAAGGAAGGCAAGGGCAAGGCCACCACGCAGTTCCGCCTGCGCGACTGGAATATTTCGCGCCAGCGCTACTGGGGCGCGCCCATCCCCGTCATTTACTGCGACAAGTGCGGCGTGGTGCCTGAAAAGGAAGAAAAATTGCCCGTGCTGCTGCCCATGGACGTGAAAATCCGCGAAGACGGGCGCTCTCCCCTGCCGGAAACACCGGAATTCGCCTCGTGCACCTGCCCCAAGTGCGGTGGTACGGCCCGACGCGAAACAGATACCATGGATACCTTTGTGGAGTCTTCGTGGTATTTCGCCCGCTACACCAGCGCCCGCAAGGAAGACGGCCCCTTTGACGCGGAGGCCCTCAAGTACTGGCTGCCCGTTGACCAGTACATCGGCGGCGTGGAGCACGCCATTCTGCACCTGCTCTACTCGCGCTTTTTCACCAAGGTGCTGCGCGATCTGGGCTTTTTCCCTGCCGAGCTCAATGAGCCTTTCGCCAACCTGCTCACTCAGGGCATGGTGCTGAAAGACGGCAGCAAAATGTCCAAATCCAAGGGCAACGTGGTCGCGCCTTCCGACATGATCGCCAAGTACGGCGCGGATACGGTGCGGCTGTTCTGCCTCTTTGCCGCGCCCGCCGAGCGCGACTTTGACTGGTCGGACTCGGGCATTGAAGGCGCGTCGCGCTTTATTGGCCGCGTGTGGCGTCTTTTTGATGAAGAAAAAGACCGTCTGCTGCCCCTCAAGGCCTGCCAGTCCACGGCTGAGGACGCTCAGAGCGAGGAAGCCCGCGACCTGCGCCGCCGCGAACACCTTACGGTCAAGAAATGCAGCGAAGACATGGGCGACCGCTTCCAGTTCAACACGGCCATTGCCGCCGTTATGGAGCTGGTCAACGCCATGTATCTTTCGCGCGAAAAGCTCGGCGTCACAGAAGGCGATCGCCGCGTGTTCTCTTCGGCCATGGCCTCCGTGCTTACGTTGCTTTCGTCCATCACGCCCCATGTTTGCGAAGAACTCTGGCAGCACCTGGGGCACGGCACCCAGCTTGCCAGCGAGCTTCTGCCCAAGTGGGACGATGCCGCTACCGTTCAGGACATGCTCACCGTGGCCCTTCAGGTCAACGGCAAGCTGCGCGGCACGGTGCAGATTCCCGCAGCCGCGGACAAAGCCGCCATGGAACAGGCCGCACTGGCTGATTCCTCCGTGCAGCGCCACATTGACGGCCTGACCGTGCGCAAGGTGGTGGTGGTTCCCGGCAAACTGGTCAACATCGTTGCCAACTAA
- the nusB gene encoding transcription antitermination factor NusB — protein MAKAKSATRRGERELAFQILYGLSFTPARDIDDLRRFFRISPDYLARWEGQEPPSHPSGFAWELVAGVWSKSDELDAAITNFSRNWRVDRMGRVELTLLRLAVFEIMYRSDVPPKVAINEALELSRQFGEGNAKSFINGILDAVAKALETGGISRPAADPSTISE, from the coding sequence ATGGCAAAAGCCAAATCAGCTACACGCCGCGGCGAACGCGAACTGGCCTTTCAGATTCTGTACGGCCTTTCCTTCACCCCGGCCCGTGATATTGACGATCTGCGGCGCTTTTTTCGCATTTCTCCTGACTATCTTGCCCGTTGGGAAGGTCAGGAACCGCCCAGCCATCCCTCTGGTTTTGCCTGGGAACTGGTGGCAGGCGTATGGAGCAAGAGCGACGAGCTGGACGCAGCCATCACCAATTTTTCTCGCAACTGGCGCGTTGACCGCATGGGTCGTGTAGAACTGACCCTGCTGCGCCTTGCCGTTTTTGAAATCATGTACCGTAGTGATGTGCCGCCCAAGGTTGCCATCAACGAGGCGCTGGAACTCAGCCGCCAGTTTGGCGAAGGCAACGCCAAAAGCTTTATCAACGGCATTCTTGATGCCGTGGCCAAGGCTCTGGAAACCGGCGGAATCTCCCGGCCCGCTGCCGATCCTTCAACCATATCCGAGTAA
- the ribE gene encoding 6,7-dimethyl-8-ribityllumazine synthase, producing MSTVTTIAGQLDAKGLKIAIVATRFNDFIVDRLVGGAQDYLERHGLDTANITIVRIPGAFEMPLVCQKLVNSGKYDGVLALGAVIRGGTPHFDYVCAEASKGIAQAMMHSGVPIGFGLLTCDTIEQAIERAGSKGGNKGVEAAAAMLETIRVMEQL from the coding sequence ATGAGCACTGTTACCACCATCGCCGGACAGTTGGACGCCAAGGGCCTCAAAATCGCCATTGTGGCCACCCGTTTCAACGATTTTATCGTAGATCGCCTTGTGGGCGGCGCGCAGGACTATCTGGAACGTCACGGACTTGATACCGCCAACATCACCATTGTGCGCATTCCCGGCGCATTTGAAATGCCGCTGGTCTGCCAAAAGCTGGTCAATTCCGGCAAGTATGACGGCGTGTTGGCGCTTGGCGCGGTTATTCGCGGCGGCACCCCCCACTTTGACTACGTGTGCGCCGAGGCCAGCAAGGGCATTGCCCAGGCCATGATGCATTCCGGCGTTCCCATCGGCTTTGGCCTGCTGACCTGCGACACCATTGAACAGGCCATTGAACGCGCAGGTTCCAAGGGCGGCAACAAGGGCGTGGAAGCAGCGGCAGCCATGCTGGAAACCATCCGCGTTATGGAGCAGTTGTAA
- a CDS encoding riboflavin synthase has translation MFTGIIQGQGEVLALRDTGTERRFTLRPLFNLNSIVDGESIAVNGACLSVESHGEGVFTAYASTETLSRTTLGRLKTGDSVNMERALALGDRLGGHLVSGHVDCLATVRSVTGAGQSLCCRLAFPKEYGVEVIAKGSVALDGISLTINDCGPDFLEVNIIPDTQKRTTMRNWRPGTLVNMETDLIGKYVRSLLGAWAPGGKSAAEHTAATQTSGLSREMLLRNGFI, from the coding sequence ATGTTCACCGGCATTATTCAGGGCCAGGGAGAGGTTCTCGCCCTGCGCGACACCGGCACGGAACGCAGGTTCACCCTGCGCCCCCTGTTCAATCTGAATTCCATAGTCGATGGCGAATCCATTGCCGTCAACGGCGCATGCCTTTCGGTGGAAAGCCACGGCGAAGGCGTGTTCACAGCCTATGCCTCCACAGAAACCCTCTCGCGCACCACGCTGGGCAGGCTCAAAACCGGCGACAGCGTGAACATGGAGCGGGCACTGGCCCTGGGCGACCGCCTTGGCGGGCATCTGGTGAGCGGGCATGTGGATTGCCTTGCCACGGTGCGCAGCGTTACGGGCGCGGGCCAGTCGCTGTGCTGCCGCCTTGCCTTTCCCAAGGAATACGGGGTGGAGGTCATTGCCAAGGGCTCCGTGGCCCTTGACGGCATCAGCCTTACCATCAATGATTGCGGGCCTGATTTTCTTGAGGTCAACATCATTCCCGATACGCAGAAGCGCACCACCATGCGCAACTGGCGGCCGGGAACTCTGGTGAATATGGAAACCGACCTCATCGGCAAATATGTACGCAGCCTTTTGGGGGCCTGGGCTCCCGGCGGCAAGAGCGCGGCAGAGCATACTGCCGCCACCCAGACCAGCGGGTTAAGCCGCGAGATGCTCTTGCGCAACGGCTTTATCTGA
- the ribD gene encoding bifunctional diaminohydroxyphosphoribosylaminopyrimidine deaminase/5-amino-6-(5-phosphoribosylamino)uracil reductase RibD — translation MSELDFVPFMREAIGLAEKGRWHACPNPTVGAVLVRDGQIVARGWHHAAGEDHAEVDCIKDAASRGINPAECTLVVTLEPCCHQGKTPPCTEAIKAAGIKKVVVGLADPNPVACGGACQLRESGVEVIEGVCEQECRDLVADFLIWQQHKRPYVMLKMAATLDGRIATRKGQSKWISCDKSREEVQELRAGIGLCGGAILVGGGTFRTDNPQLTVRGENAGPQPLACVLTSRLPQPDADFHLLKDRPEQTVFMVSPAAAASTTAKALRDIGVRVLALGPGMHGGPDFPNLLRAVWEELNCPYMLCEGGGHLALSLLEAGLVDDFRLHLAPMILGDEDALPLFSGRAPLSLEDALRMRVSNTHLCGEDIHIHLRPLEAVRA, via the coding sequence ATGTCTGAACTGGATTTTGTTCCCTTTATGCGTGAAGCCATTGGTCTTGCAGAAAAAGGTCGATGGCATGCCTGCCCCAACCCCACGGTGGGGGCGGTGCTGGTGCGCGATGGGCAGATTGTGGCTCGGGGCTGGCACCACGCCGCCGGAGAGGATCATGCAGAAGTGGACTGCATCAAGGATGCGGCCTCGCGCGGCATAAATCCGGCGGAGTGCACCCTGGTTGTCACACTTGAACCGTGCTGCCATCAGGGCAAAACACCCCCTTGCACCGAGGCCATCAAGGCTGCGGGCATCAAAAAGGTGGTCGTGGGCCTTGCTGATCCCAATCCTGTTGCTTGCGGCGGCGCTTGCCAGCTGCGCGAAAGCGGCGTTGAAGTGATTGAAGGCGTCTGCGAGCAGGAATGCCGCGACCTTGTGGCCGATTTTCTGATCTGGCAGCAGCACAAGCGCCCCTATGTAATGCTGAAAATGGCCGCCACCCTTGACGGACGCATCGCCACCCGCAAGGGCCAGTCCAAATGGATAAGCTGCGATAAATCCAGAGAAGAAGTGCAGGAGCTGCGCGCGGGCATTGGCCTGTGCGGCGGCGCAATTCTTGTGGGCGGTGGCACCTTTCGCACCGATAACCCACAGCTGACCGTGCGGGGCGAAAATGCCGGGCCGCAACCCCTGGCCTGTGTGCTTACCTCACGCCTGCCCCAGCCAGATGCGGATTTTCACCTGCTGAAAGACCGCCCGGAACAGACCGTTTTTATGGTTTCGCCCGCTGCGGCGGCCTCCACCACGGCCAAGGCCCTGCGCGACATCGGCGTGAGAGTTCTGGCGCTTGGCCCCGGCATGCACGGTGGGCCGGACTTTCCCAATCTGCTGCGCGCAGTGTGGGAAGAACTAAACTGCCCCTACATGCTTTGCGAGGGCGGCGGGCATCTGGCCCTGAGCCTGCTGGAAGCGGGCCTTGTGGACGACTTCCGTCTGCACCTTGCGCCTATGATTCTGGGCGACGAAGACGCCCTGCCGCTCTTTTCCGGTCGCGCGCCCCTGAGCCTGGAAGACGCCCTGCGCATGCGCGTGAGCAATACGCACCTGTGCGGCGAAGATATACACATCCACCTGCGGCCTCTTGAAGCCGTCAGGGCATAG
- a CDS encoding cytidine/deoxycytidylate deaminase family protein, whose protein sequence is MQRMPWPEYFMNITYLVSGRSTCTRRKVGAVAVKDKRILATGYNGAPAGVPHCLEVGCLREQLGIPSGQRHEICRGLHAEQNVIIQAAVHGINISGAEIYCTTHPCVLCSKMLINCGIRHIYYAEYYPDELAEQMLKEAGVIAEKLDFAPPVISAQAGVDYHV, encoded by the coding sequence ATGCAGCGAATGCCGTGGCCGGAATATTTTATGAACATCACGTACCTGGTGAGCGGGCGTTCTACGTGTACGCGGCGCAAGGTGGGTGCGGTGGCGGTTAAGGACAAGCGCATTTTAGCCACGGGGTACAACGGGGCTCCGGCGGGGGTTCCGCACTGTCTTGAGGTGGGGTGCCTGCGAGAGCAACTGGGCATTCCTTCGGGGCAGAGGCACGAGATATGCCGAGGCCTGCATGCGGAGCAGAATGTCATTATTCAGGCTGCCGTGCATGGCATCAATATCAGTGGCGCAGAGATTTATTGCACGACGCATCCTTGCGTGTTGTGCAGCAAGATGTTGATAAATTGCGGCATACGCCACATTTATTATGCGGAATATTACCCTGACGAGCTTGCGGAGCAAATGCTCAAGGAAGCCGGGGTCATTGCGGAAAAGCTGGATTTTGCACCGCCTGTTATCAGCGCCCAAGCCGGAGTAGACTACCATGTCTGA
- the glyA gene encoding serine hydroxymethyltransferase — translation MDEILLQDPELARAITLESNRQMSKLELIASENFVSRAVREAQGSVLTHKYAEGYPGKRYYGGCEYVDIAETLAQDRAKQLFNCEYVNVQPHSGSQANMAAYLAFMKPGDTILGMNLSHGGHLTHGSPVNFSGRLFNIVSYGVQRETGRIDYDEVAALAREHKPNAIVAGASAYPRAIDFARFREIADEVGAKLVVDMAHIAGLVAAGLHQSPLSYAHITTTTTHKTLRGPRGGMILSTEDMGKTLNSQIFPGIQGGPLMHVIAAKAVAFGEALRPAFKVYQQRVVTNAAVLAKFLMDAGYDLVSGGTDNHLMLVDLTNKDITGKDAEHALDLAGITVNKNTVPFETRSPFVTSGVRLGTAALTTRGMKEDDMRTVGAFIVEAIEKRTDEAALAKISKNVEEFARQFPLFAW, via the coding sequence ATGGACGAAATCCTGCTGCAAGACCCGGAACTGGCGCGAGCCATCACGCTTGAATCCAACCGTCAGATGAGCAAACTTGAGCTCATCGCTTCTGAAAACTTTGTTTCCCGCGCCGTGCGCGAAGCTCAGGGCAGCGTGCTGACCCACAAGTACGCCGAAGGCTATCCCGGTAAGCGCTACTACGGTGGCTGCGAATATGTGGATATCGCCGAGACCCTGGCTCAGGATCGCGCCAAGCAGCTTTTCAATTGCGAATACGTGAACGTGCAGCCGCACTCCGGCTCGCAGGCCAACATGGCTGCCTACCTTGCTTTTATGAAGCCCGGCGACACCATTCTTGGCATGAACCTTTCGCACGGCGGGCACCTTACCCACGGCAGCCCGGTGAACTTTTCTGGCCGGCTGTTCAATATTGTTTCCTACGGCGTGCAGCGCGAGACGGGCCGCATCGACTATGACGAAGTCGCCGCCCTGGCGCGCGAGCACAAGCCCAACGCCATTGTTGCTGGTGCAAGCGCCTACCCCCGCGCCATCGACTTTGCCCGCTTCCGCGAGATCGCTGACGAAGTCGGCGCCAAGCTGGTGGTGGATATGGCGCACATCGCTGGCCTTGTGGCCGCCGGTCTGCACCAGAGTCCGCTTTCTTACGCCCACATCACCACCACGACCACACACAAAACACTGCGCGGCCCCCGTGGCGGCATGATTCTTTCTACTGAAGACATGGGCAAAACCCTGAATAGCCAGATTTTTCCCGGCATTCAGGGCGGCCCCCTCATGCACGTCATTGCGGCCAAGGCTGTAGCTTTTGGCGAAGCCCTGCGCCCCGCCTTCAAGGTTTACCAGCAGCGCGTTGTCACCAACGCCGCCGTACTGGCCAAGTTCCTGATGGACGCCGGGTACGATCTGGTTTCTGGCGGTACGGACAACCACCTCATGCTGGTTGACCTGACCAACAAGGACATCACGGGCAAGGATGCGGAACACGCTCTTGATCTGGCGGGTATCACCGTCAACAAGAACACCGTGCCCTTTGAAACCCGCTCGCCCTTTGTTACCTCGGGCGTGCGCCTCGGCACGGCTGCCCTTACCACGCGCGGCATGAAGGAAGACGACATGCGCACCGTGGGCGCGTTTATTGTCGAAGCCATTGAAAAGCGCACCGACGAAGCCGCCTTGGCAAAAATCAGCAAGAACGTTGAGGAATTTGCCCGCCAGTTCCCGCTATTCGCCTGGTAA
- the fabF gene encoding beta-ketoacyl-ACP synthase II, translating to MTRPRVVITGIGGVTPLANDIESTWKKLLAGESGIAPITLFDASAYDSRIAGEVKNFVAEDYMPMKQARRMDRFTQFAVASAKMLLEDAKYEITDANAYDTGVILGIGLGGLHTIETYHAKLLESGPHKISPFMIPMLISNMGPGQISIFTGAKGSNIVTTTACASAIHALGTAYSEMVLGRATAVISGGVEATVTPLGVAGFTALKALSTQFNDEPSRASRPFAANRDGFVIGEGAGLLLLETLESAQARGAKIYAEMVGYGASGDAYHMTAPRDDGEGMARAMQNALREAGIDASAIGHINAHATSTMLNDSTETKAIKIVFGTHAKKVKISATKSMTGHLLGAAGGIESVFTALALHDEILPGTINLENPDPACDLDYMADGSERIACEYAMCNSFGFGGTNASVIFKKWQQ from the coding sequence ATGACCCGTCCCCGCGTAGTAATCACCGGCATAGGCGGCGTTACGCCCCTCGCCAATGATATTGAGAGCACCTGGAAAAAACTGCTCGCAGGCGAGTCGGGCATCGCGCCCATCACGCTTTTTGACGCCTCCGCCTACGATTCCCGCATTGCCGGTGAAGTGAAAAACTTTGTCGCCGAAGACTATATGCCGATGAAGCAGGCCCGGCGTATGGATCGCTTCACCCAGTTTGCTGTGGCCTCTGCCAAGATGCTGCTTGAAGACGCCAAGTACGAAATCACCGATGCCAACGCCTACGATACGGGCGTGATCCTCGGTATCGGCCTGGGCGGTCTGCACACCATCGAAACCTACCACGCCAAGCTGCTGGAATCCGGCCCCCACAAAATTTCGCCCTTCATGATCCCCATGCTGATTTCCAACATGGGGCCGGGACAGATTTCCATCTTCACCGGCGCCAAGGGTTCGAACATCGTCACCACAACGGCCTGCGCCTCTGCCATTCACGCTCTAGGCACCGCCTACAGCGAAATGGTTCTGGGCCGCGCGACCGCTGTTATTTCCGGCGGTGTTGAGGCCACGGTTACACCTCTTGGCGTGGCCGGATTTACGGCTCTCAAGGCCCTCTCGACCCAGTTCAACGATGAGCCTTCCCGCGCATCCCGGCCTTTTGCCGCCAACCGCGATGGCTTTGTCATCGGCGAAGGCGCTGGCCTGCTGCTGCTGGAAACGCTGGAATCCGCGCAGGCGCGCGGTGCCAAAATTTATGCGGAAATGGTGGGTTACGGCGCGTCTGGCGATGCCTACCACATGACCGCGCCCCGCGACGATGGCGAAGGCATGGCCCGCGCCATGCAGAACGCCCTGCGCGAAGCTGGCATCGATGCTTCGGCCATTGGCCACATCAATGCCCACGCCACGTCCACCATGCTGAACGACAGCACGGAAACCAAGGCCATCAAGATCGTTTTTGGCACGCATGCCAAGAAGGTCAAAATTTCGGCCACCAAATCCATGACCGGGCATCTGCTCGGCGCGGCTGGCGGTATTGAATCCGTCTTCACGGCCCTTGCCCTGCATGACGAAATACTGCCTGGCACCATTAACCTTGAAAACCCCGATCCCGCATGTGATCTCGATTACATGGCCGACGGTTCCGAGCGCATCGCCTGCGAATACGCCATGTGCAACTCCTTCGGCTTTGGCGGCACCAACGCCAGCGTGATCTTCAAGAAGTGGCAACAGTAG
- the acpP gene encoding acyl carrier protein has protein sequence MSDVTEKVTKIIIDQLGVTAEEVKPAASFVEDLGADSLDLTELIMAMEEEFDIEIADDDAQKILKVQDAISYIENKQ, from the coding sequence ATGTCTGACGTTACTGAAAAAGTTACAAAAATCATCATTGACCAGCTCGGCGTGACCGCTGAAGAAGTGAAGCCCGCTGCTTCCTTTGTGGAAGACCTCGGTGCCGACTCCCTTGACCTGACCGAACTGATCATGGCCATGGAAGAAGAATTCGACATCGAAATCGCCGACGACGACGCCCAAAAGATCCTGAAAGTTCAGGATGCCATCAGCTACATCGAAAACAAGCAGTAA
- the fabG gene encoding 3-oxoacyl-[acyl-carrier-protein] reductase: protein MSTAQSSPAAGLPTALVTGGSRGIGRAIAQTLARDGFQVFLTYVSKPEEAEKVAADICAAGGKAKAFALDVSNSEAVTDFFATQIKDNVDLAVLVNNAGITKDGVLIRMKDEDFDRVIAVNLRGAFVCTREAAKIMSKSRKGRIVNISSVVGQMGNAGQANYASAKAALLGLTKSCAKELAARQITVNAVTPGFIETDMTATLNDDVRASYTDSIPLRRMGSAEDVAEAVAFLASDKAAYITGQVLGVNGGMYC from the coding sequence ATGAGCACAGCGCAATCCTCCCCTGCAGCCGGACTGCCGACAGCCCTGGTTACCGGCGGTTCGCGCGGCATTGGCCGGGCCATTGCCCAGACCCTTGCCCGTGACGGCTTTCAGGTATTTCTCACCTATGTCAGCAAACCCGAAGAAGCGGAAAAAGTCGCTGCCGACATCTGCGCCGCTGGCGGCAAGGCCAAGGCCTTTGCACTTGATGTCAGCAACAGCGAGGCTGTGACCGACTTTTTCGCAACCCAGATCAAAGACAACGTTGATCTGGCGGTGCTGGTCAATAATGCTGGCATCACCAAGGACGGCGTTCTTATACGCATGAAGGACGAAGACTTCGACCGCGTAATTGCCGTCAACCTTCGCGGCGCGTTCGTCTGCACGCGCGAAGCCGCAAAAATCATGAGCAAGTCCCGCAAGGGGCGCATTGTTAATATTTCTTCCGTGGTGGGGCAGATGGGCAACGCGGGGCAGGCCAACTACGCTTCGGCCAAAGCCGCTCTGCTGGGGCTTACCAAGTCCTGCGCCAAAGAACTGGCCGCCCGCCAGATTACGGTTAACGCCGTAACGCCGGGTTTTATCGAAACGGACATGACCGCAACACTCAATGACGACGTGCGGGCGAGCTACACAGACAGCATCCCGCTCAGACGCATGGGCAGCGCCGAAGATGTGGCAGAGGCCGTGGCTTTTCTTGCTTCGGACAAGGCGGCCTACATCACCGGGCAGGTGCTGGGGGTGAACGGCGGCATGTACTGCTAG
- a CDS encoding beta-ketoacyl-ACP synthase III — MNPLCHLLALSAYVPDTVLTNSDLAKVVDTNDEWIVSRTGIKQRHRLDDAENASDLGLKAARKALVEAGMDAGELTHIVGATCTPDMLSPSVACIIAGQLGAGKVMAFDISAACSGFLYGLSICRALLAQDPDAKILFVCTEALTRRVNWADRSTCVLFGDAATACIVSSASNNAMSCVEDVVCHSDGVQRDLIVVGGGTRCQYGLGEPVGEDFFITMQGRETYKHAVRNMVHVCEEVLARNGLSGADVDLLVPHQANMRIIEAVGSRLELTGDRVFTNVEKYGNTSSASIPLALSEARAQGRIRPGSRVLMTAFGAGLTWGAALLRF, encoded by the coding sequence ATGAATCCACTTTGTCATCTGCTCGCCTTGAGCGCCTATGTGCCGGATACGGTGCTGACCAATAGCGATCTCGCCAAGGTGGTGGACACCAATGACGAATGGATTGTTTCCCGTACCGGCATCAAACAGCGCCACAGGCTGGACGATGCGGAAAACGCCTCGGATCTCGGCCTTAAGGCCGCCCGTAAGGCGCTTGTGGAAGCCGGAATGGACGCAGGGGAACTCACCCATATAGTGGGCGCGACCTGCACCCCTGACATGCTCTCTCCCTCCGTGGCCTGCATCATTGCCGGGCAGCTGGGCGCGGGCAAGGTCATGGCCTTTGACATCAGCGCGGCTTGCTCCGGCTTTCTGTACGGGCTTTCCATCTGCCGTGCCCTGCTGGCGCAGGATCCTGACGCCAAAATTCTTTTTGTCTGCACAGAGGCGCTTACCCGCCGCGTAAACTGGGCAGACCGTTCCACGTGCGTGCTTTTTGGCGATGCGGCCACGGCCTGCATTGTGAGCAGCGCTTCCAACAATGCCATGTCTTGTGTTGAAGACGTGGTTTGCCACAGCGACGGCGTGCAGCGCGACCTTATTGTGGTCGGCGGCGGCACCCGCTGCCAGTATGGCCTTGGCGAACCTGTTGGTGAAGACTTTTTCATCACCATGCAGGGCCGCGAAACATACAAGCATGCTGTGCGCAACATGGTGCACGTGTGCGAGGAAGTACTCGCGCGCAACGGCCTTTCGGGCGCAGATGTGGACCTGCTGGTGCCGCATCAGGCAAACATGCGCATCATTGAAGCCGTGGGCAGCCGCCTTGAATTGACGGGCGATCGCGTGTTCACCAATGTGGAAAAATACGGCAACACATCTTCCGCCTCCATTCCCCTGGCACTGAGCGAAGCTCGTGCCCAAGGCCGCATTCGCCCCGGCAGCCGCGTTCTTATGACGGCTTTTGGCGCAGGCCTTACCTGGGGCGCCGCATTGTTACGCTTTTGA